In Fusarium poae strain DAOMC 252244 chromosome Unknown contig_2, whole genome shotgun sequence, a single genomic region encodes these proteins:
- a CDS encoding uncharacterized protein (TransMembrane:4 (i44-62o140-159i227-246o252-268i)), with translation MYPWKGALSWAESTQLQIDALGLITILGVDEVNISVGRLVSSRYVEFLPLLGAFVLAGNHFTKKQPNFVLYNLTEGVMTTELAGWFSRWLKAQEFHQIHHRIQWEARDLGGSTASPWTALAVSVPCNGIMVALTVLSADWWGFVNVFAMLASVAVRVVLVRENQAGIDRAIQQGFKEPKNKGQLAKVIVVTDDSKVITMKIPRVLVGRIFTQTPQVPHPIAYECSRWIGWVAFGVQIISLGMASLLTQICTVVLIVLSTVLTVFKFGCDDRRLRTSIIDATGKQKHSSEFQENIKTRCSISPALTAICSEYPDRNDGWFQRDNENNSSESGDYIRSSANEENPQPGLHSDVEAQCKNGSDQGSKRPRRRQDLFVWMGLSESELVLMENWNLVPRFQNEDWWKDFDEKCQSPDGRGEILPICIQP, from the coding sequence ATGTATCCTTGGAAAGGAGCCCTTTCCTGGGCCGAGTCAACTCAACTGCAAATTGATGCCCTGGGATTGATAACTATCCTTGGGGTAGACGAGGTCAATATTAGTGTTGGCCGTCTCGTCTCGAGCCGTTATGTCGAGTTCCTTCCGCTGCTCGGTGCCTTTGTGCTTGCAGGCAACCATTTTACCAAGAAGCAGCCTAATTTTGTTCTCTACAACCTTACGGAGGGTGTGATGACTACAGAGCTCGCTGGCTGGTTTTCTCGGTGGCTGAAAGCGCAGGAATTCCATCAAATTCACCATAGGATTCAGTGGGAGGCTCGAGACCTGGGAGGGTCGACGGCATCACCCTGGACAGCACTGGCGGTGAGTGTACCTTGTAATGGAATCATGGTGGCACTCACCGTGCTGTCAGCAGATTGGTGGGGCTTCGTAAACGTCTTCGCCATGCTTGCATCGGTCGCCGTGCGAGTTGTGCTTGTAAGAGAGAACCAGGCCGGCATCGACAGAGCTATCCAGCAAGGGTTCAAGGAGCCTAAAAACAAGGGCCAACTTGCGAAAGTTATCGTGGTCACGGATGATTCCAAGGTCATCACAATGAAAATCCCGCGTGTTCTTGTGGGGCGTATCTTCACGCAAACCCCACAAGTCCCCCATCCCATTGCTTACGAGTGTTCACGTTGGATAGGCTGGGTAGCCTTTGGGGTTCAAATCATCAGTCTTGGCATGGCTTCGTTGCTGACACAGATATGCACTGTTGTTCTGATCGTGCTATCAACTGTCCTCACCGTTTTCAAATTTGGCTGCGATGACCGGCGACTGCGAACATCTATAATAGATGCAACGGGAAAGCAAAAACACTCTTCAGAATTTCAGGAGAATATAAAAACACGGTGTTCCATTTCTCCAGCACTGACTGCCATCTGCTCGGAATACCCTGACCGCAACGACGGCTGGTTTCAAAGGGACAACGAGAACAACTCCTCAGAGAGTGGTGATTACATCAGAAGTTCGGCGAACGAGGAAAATCCTCAGCCCGGATTACATTCTGACGTGGAAGCGCAATGCAAAAATGGTTCTGATCAAGGCTCAAAAAGGCCAAGACGTCGTCAAGATCTTTTTGTTTGGATGGGCCTATCTGAGAGCGAATTGGTCCTCATGGAAAACTGGAACCTTGTACCCCGCTTCCAGAATGAGGATTGGTGGAAAGATTTCGATGAGAAGTGCCAAAGCCCCGACGGTCGTGGCGAGATTTTGCCGATTTGCATCCAACCCTAG